One region of Micromonospora ureilytica genomic DNA includes:
- the accB gene encoding acetyl-CoA carboxylase biotin carboxyl carrier protein, with product MTAGDGSLSTVDAADDVGAGGEEALAALRRQAQHLIAELAGPVRRIRLRSGPAVLEVEWHPEDVTRPDVPAVPAQTASAPGAPPAAIRPPVPGRAAVRAPIVGTFYRAPEPGARPFVAVGDLVRPGQPVAIVEAMKLMNEVTADRAGRVAAILVEDGQPVEYDQPLVDLDPA from the coding sequence ATGACCGCCGGCGACGGGTCGTTGTCGACAGTGGACGCGGCCGACGACGTCGGGGCGGGTGGCGAGGAGGCGCTGGCCGCGCTACGCCGGCAGGCCCAGCACCTGATCGCCGAGCTGGCCGGGCCGGTGCGCCGGATCCGACTGCGCAGCGGGCCGGCGGTGCTGGAGGTCGAGTGGCACCCCGAAGACGTGACCCGACCGGACGTACCTGCCGTACCGGCCCAGACGGCGTCGGCGCCCGGCGCCCCGCCCGCGGCGATCCGGCCGCCGGTGCCCGGGCGCGCCGCGGTGCGGGCACCGATCGTCGGCACCTTCTACCGGGCGCCGGAGCCGGGCGCGCGGCCGTTCGTCGCGGTGGGCGACCTGGTCCGCCCGGGCCAGCCGGTCGCCATCGTCGAGGCGATGAAGCTGATGAACGAGGTGACCGCCGACCGGGCCGGACGGGTGGCAGCGATCCTCGTCGAGGACGGCCAGCCGGTCGAGTACGACCAACCGCTCGTCGACCTGGACCCGGCATGA
- a CDS encoding SRPBCC family protein produces the protein MTVTHGRPMTAEITDILVAHCGLDADAAARAPAASLEELGMDSLALLELSAVVADRWQVAIPEQAGQLSIPAVADLVARRADPPGHTENSVVIDAPLGLVWEVTNDVANWTELFTEYAVVEILHREGHTVRFRLTMYPDENGVSWSWVSERTADPVSRQVRAHRVETGPFEYMRIHWRYTEEAGGTRMTWTQDFAMRPTAPVDNAAMTERINTNSVIQLAVIKDRVERTAWQRADQGSPTASGEPTGADDE, from the coding sequence ATGACCGTCACCCATGGTCGCCCGATGACCGCCGAGATCACCGACATCCTGGTGGCGCACTGCGGGCTGGACGCCGACGCCGCGGCCCGGGCGCCCGCCGCGTCGCTGGAGGAGCTGGGCATGGACTCGCTCGCCCTGCTGGAACTCTCCGCGGTCGTCGCCGACCGCTGGCAGGTGGCCATCCCTGAACAGGCCGGGCAGCTGAGCATCCCGGCGGTGGCCGACCTGGTCGCCCGCCGTGCCGACCCACCCGGGCACACCGAGAACAGCGTGGTCATCGACGCGCCGTTGGGACTGGTCTGGGAGGTCACCAACGACGTGGCGAACTGGACCGAGCTGTTCACCGAGTACGCCGTGGTGGAGATCCTGCACCGCGAGGGTCACACGGTGCGGTTCCGGCTCACCATGTACCCCGACGAGAACGGGGTGTCCTGGAGTTGGGTCAGCGAGCGCACCGCCGACCCGGTGAGCAGGCAGGTCCGGGCGCACCGGGTGGAGACCGGGCCGTTCGAGTACATGCGCATCCACTGGCGCTACACCGAGGAGGCGGGCGGCACCCGGATGACCTGGACGCAGGACTTCGCGATGAGGCCGACCGCGCCGGTCGACAACGCCGCGATGACCGAGCGGATCAACACCAACAGCGTGATCCAACTCGCGGTGATCAAGGACCGGGTGGAGCGGACCGCCTGGCAGCGCGCCGACCAGGGCAGCCCGACGGCCAGCGGCGAGCCGACGGGGGCCGACGATGAGTGA
- a CDS encoding acetyl-CoA carboxylase biotin carboxylase subunit, with protein sequence MFETVLIANRGEIALRVLRACKELGMRTAVVYSAADADSAVVRLADQAVRIGPASSRRSYLNAAAIVEAARQVGAQAVHPGYGFLSEDADFAEICADNGLTFIGPPPAVMAALADKSSARALMSRAGLPLSPGSVAPVPTAAAAAEVAEAVGYPVIVKAAAGGGGRGMTVVHTPGELRRAYTRTRAAAQAAFGDDRVYVERYLTEARHVEVQVLCDAHGNGVHLGTRDCSVQRRHQKLVEEAPAPSLPAAVLDTIAETALRGALQVGFVGAGTLEFLVDAEEKFHFLEINCRIQVEHPVTEMVTGIDLVHEQLHIAAGVPLRWRQEEIRLHGVAVECRVNTEDPERGFAPTPGRLERFTPPGGPFTRVDTHASAGYLVGPWYDSLLAKVIVWAPDRELALNRLERALDEFDVAGPGVHTTIPFVRRVLDDAAFRKGRYTTGLVDRLLAAPARGPTSTPAPRTAPAADPDATHRRTR encoded by the coding sequence ATGTTCGAGACCGTGCTGATCGCCAATCGGGGTGAGATCGCGCTGCGGGTGCTGCGCGCCTGCAAGGAGCTCGGCATGCGAACGGCTGTGGTCTACTCCGCCGCCGACGCCGACTCGGCGGTGGTCCGCCTCGCCGACCAGGCCGTCCGGATCGGACCGGCGTCGAGTCGGCGCAGCTACCTCAACGCCGCCGCCATCGTGGAGGCCGCCCGGCAGGTGGGCGCGCAGGCCGTGCACCCCGGCTACGGCTTCCTCTCCGAGGACGCCGACTTCGCCGAGATCTGCGCCGACAACGGGCTGACGTTCATCGGCCCGCCGCCGGCGGTGATGGCCGCGCTGGCCGACAAGTCCTCGGCACGGGCACTGATGAGCCGTGCCGGCCTGCCGCTGTCGCCGGGCAGTGTCGCGCCGGTGCCGACCGCCGCCGCGGCGGCCGAGGTGGCCGAGGCCGTCGGCTACCCGGTGATCGTGAAGGCCGCCGCCGGGGGCGGGGGCCGGGGGATGACAGTGGTGCACACCCCGGGTGAGCTGCGCCGGGCGTACACCCGCACCCGGGCCGCGGCGCAGGCCGCCTTCGGCGACGACCGGGTGTACGTCGAGCGCTACCTCACCGAGGCGCGGCACGTCGAGGTGCAGGTGCTCTGCGACGCCCACGGGAACGGGGTGCACCTGGGCACCCGGGACTGTTCGGTGCAGCGCCGGCACCAGAAACTGGTCGAGGAGGCGCCCGCCCCGTCGCTGCCCGCCGCCGTCCTCGACACCATCGCCGAGACCGCCCTGCGGGGCGCGCTCCAGGTCGGCTTCGTCGGTGCCGGCACGCTGGAGTTCCTGGTCGACGCCGAGGAGAAGTTCCACTTCCTGGAGATCAACTGTCGGATCCAGGTGGAGCATCCGGTGACCGAGATGGTCACCGGGATCGACCTGGTGCACGAGCAACTGCACATCGCCGCCGGGGTGCCACTGCGCTGGCGGCAGGAGGAGATCCGCCTGCACGGCGTCGCGGTGGAGTGCCGGGTCAACACCGAGGACCCCGAGCGCGGCTTCGCCCCCACCCCCGGCCGGCTGGAGCGGTTCACCCCACCCGGCGGCCCGTTCACCCGGGTGGACACCCACGCCAGCGCCGGTTACCTGGTCGGCCCCTGGTACGACTCCCTGCTGGCCAAGGTGATCGTCTGGGCGCCCGACCGGGAGTTGGCCCTCAACCGGCTGGAACGTGCCCTGGACGAGTTCGACGTCGCCGGTCCGGGCGTGCACACCACCATCCCGTTCGTCCGACGGGTGCTCGACGACGCCGCATTCCGCAAGGGCCGCTACACCACCGGCCTGGTCGACCGTCTGCTCGCCGCGCCCGCGCGGGGGCCGACGTCCACTCCCGCACCCCGCACCGCGCCCGCCGCCGATCCCGACGCAACCCACAGGAGGACCCGATGA